The genomic segment gacacacacacacacagagaaacaaaTTTGGCAACTCACATGCCAGAAGAATTGACTGAAAACCCATCCAAGGTTCTTTTCGGCTTGATGAAACACCAGTGCTTTTGTACAACTCCATCTTTTGCAAAGTGCCAACCCAAATTAGCCTTCAGGCTAGATAACTTCTCAGGGATGGAGGTTGTACCCAAAGAAGAATGAATTCAAAAGCCCTTCTACATGAGACAACTGGAGAACAGGGGGCCCTGCCTCAAAAACGTATCTTTTTCTGGCCCATTGGCTATTTTCTGTCCCCCAAAAGCCACACTGACAGAGAAGTGCAGATTCAGAGATGGAGCACACACAGCCCACCCATCGCTGCCAGTGTGTCCTCTAGCCTTTTTGATTTTGTACTAGAGCATAAAGTGCTATGGCATTGTTTTATAAAACTTGACactttcttcctcccctttcctCTGCAGTTATGGTTTCACCTCGTGGCACCTATGTTCTTGTAATGACACATTAGGAGGTGCTTAAaggttttcttgaaggtagcatTGCAGAGTGCATAACAGGCAGGATTAATGGTGCTGTTGATGTAGCACAGCCAATAGCCAATCGTCCATACTGTGTTAGGGATACAAGCTGAACAGAAGCTGTTGATGAGAACCATCACATTGTATGGTGTCCAGGTAATGATGAAGGCCAGGAGAATAGCCAAGATAGTCCTGGTAACTTTTTTCTCCCTGGAAGGAGGTGTCTTCTTTTTGGCAGGCTGCTTTGTCATCTTGACAATCTTACGTGCTACAACATTCTGCTTCTCATCTCCATTTTGTTCATCGGGGCCTACAATCTCCACGGTGGTGTTGGCAGAGCTACTACAGTCACCTTTGGGGGACTTTGTGAGTATCCTGATGCATGTCAGTTTGGAATTTTCCACTTTGGTATTGACTTGGGAGACAGAAACCCTTGCATCCTCTTTAATGGCTTCATCCTCTTTTACATTGGAAGCGACAGCACTGACAGAGGTGGAATCATTGGAGCTTTCCTTCTCCTCTGTTGTAACACAATTTTCTACCACTGATTCCCCTGTGGCTTTGCCATTCTGAATTTTGCTATGTTCTATACCATCTACTTTGGTTGGGATGTTGTTATTGTTTGGTTTCCCTGTTTTACCTTGGACCAGACTTGGAGAAGCTGGATCCTCCTTTTTGTCTTTCTTAACCCTGCTCTTACTGGCACGTGATATTTGCCAATAGAGAATAGTCATGATGATGACAGGCAGATAGAAAGCAGCAATAGCTGTGCCAAATGTGACGGCTGCATTGGACAAGAATTGAATATAGCACTCTCCATCAGGAACAGTTCTTTCCCCTACAATGAACTGCCAAAAGAGAATTGCTGGGGCCCACAAGATGAAGGACAGAACCCAGGCAGCTGCAATCATCATACCTGCCATCTTAGTGGTCCGCCTGACTGGATAAGTCAGAGGCTTGGTGACACAAAAATATCTGTCAAAGCTGATGATAAGCAGGTTCATAACAGAGGCATTGCTGACCACGTAGTCAAGAGCCAGCCACAAGTCACAAACCACAGGCCCCAAGGGCCAGTAGCCAATCACAGTGTAAAGAGTGTACAGGTTCATGGAGAAAACACCGATGATCAAATCAGCACATGCCAAGCTGAAAAGAAAGTAATTGTTGACTGTCTGCAGGTGCCGGTTTACTTTAATGGACACCATAACCAGAATGTTTCCAATGATGGTCACTAGGCTGAGGGACCCGGCCACCAGGACAATGAAGACCACCTCAACAGTTTTATATGGACTCGCCAAGGCCATCACATCCTCCAAAGAGCTTATGTTCGTTGAGTTATTCATCTCTGTGTCTAATGAACCGCTGGATAAATATCACTTAAGCCtgcagagaagagagagagagaaaaaacaaagattGTGAGGCATTTTCTTCACTTGTTTTGGCAAACTGGAGCTGAAGACAACATAGAAGACAGAcaatgaataaatataaaataatgatgataaaacaatgcaaataaattaaaatataaatataaaattcaaaAATCATTAAACTATTATTGTATTATCTTGTCTTCTTTCTACTTtaacagtatgacccctgtagcTGTGGGGAAACGAAACTATAGATAGTAGTTCTATCTCTTGGCAGACACGAAGCCTGTGGTTACTTACAAGGTGTCTCTCTTTGCCCTGGCAGCACAGAAAATCTGGGCAACACTATTTTCTGATATTACAGTTGACTGTGCTGgagatgcttttaactaatagtggctgTTTATATTGAAGTTATTCCCTGCTTTCTTCTTCATAcacgcagtcgtttccgactcttcgtgacctcatggaccagttcacgccagagttccctgtcggccatcgccacctccagttccttcaaggtcaagttccctgcttaagttttaataatgttatatttacttggttttatcttgtttttaattatgtaggTGCTAATTCATGCAGtatgtagtattttaagggtGTATCTCGGCATTGATattgtagcattttaatgatgtatataggattttaatggggtgttttatattgtatttaataatcttgTTTTCATGTATTTCATGTATGTATTTGTTTTCCTTATATGTGAAAGGTCTATGGTCAAAGCATCgaataaaactacaactaccTTAAACTAGTAGTGACTCCTATTAAAATGAAAGATTTCTGGACCCAGAATGCCATGCAACCTTGAAAAAAGTCATATTTTGTCAgaggtggataaatgaaaccatgggtcTTGGTCCTTTGGATATTGAGGTCATATTGTACAGTTAGTAGGAAATCCAAGATAAAACTGGAGGCTTTTTTCTTATGTAGGAATTTTGAGAGAATGTAAAGGAACTGTGAAAAGACTAAATCGAGCCTCTCCAGATTTATAGGACAATAATAGGGCTGTATGGTTCAAATTTTTTAAGAAGCTTCATACACATGTAGCAACAGGAAAAACAGCCAGTGTC from the Anolis carolinensis isolate JA03-04 chromosome 5, rAnoCar3.1.pri, whole genome shotgun sequence genome contains:
- the chrm2 gene encoding muscarinic acetylcholine receptor M2 — translated: MNNSTNISSLEDVMALASPYKTVEVVFIVLVAGSLSLVTIIGNILVMVSIKVNRHLQTVNNYFLFSLACADLIIGVFSMNLYTLYTVIGYWPLGPVVCDLWLALDYVVSNASVMNLLIISFDRYFCVTKPLTYPVRRTTKMAGMMIAAAWVLSFILWAPAILFWQFIVGERTVPDGECYIQFLSNAAVTFGTAIAAFYLPVIIMTILYWQISRASKSRVKKDKKEDPASPSLVQGKTGKPNNNNIPTKVDGIEHSKIQNGKATGESVVENCVTTEEKESSNDSTSVSAVASNVKEDEAIKEDARVSVSQVNTKVENSKLTCIRILTKSPKGDCSSSANTTVEIVGPDEQNGDEKQNVVARKIVKMTKQPAKKKTPPSREKKVTRTILAILLAFIITWTPYNVMVLINSFCSACIPNTVWTIGYWLCYINSTINPACYALCNATFKKTFKHLLMCHYKNIGATR